A window of the Brassica oleracea var. oleracea cultivar TO1000 chromosome C1, BOL, whole genome shotgun sequence genome harbors these coding sequences:
- the LOC106334512 gene encoding glutathione S-transferase T3-like, which translates to MDSYPFSSHSKFVELLSQQTLSFGNNEDSVELSSSQVPFQSSLGTDASNYGGDTAAERKGRRKWTPTDDVVLISSWLNTSKDPVVGNEQKSFGFWKRIAAYFAASPLVAGCEEREPSHCKQRWHRINDLVSKFCGSCEATTREKTSSQNETDVLKLAHQIFYNNYKQRFTLEHAWKELRHDQKWCELATSKTEGSSKKRKCEDGADSSSSQATCPKRSPGVKAAKMSAKKPVVDEQTMNGFQTMWTIKQQDLAAKSMLCKMSLLEGSRVFGVKIKRKSSRVLGVF; encoded by the exons ATGGATTCTTATCCATTTTCTTCTCACTCAAAGTTTGTTGAACTACTTAGTCAACAAACTCTTTCGTTTGGTAACAATGAAGATAGTGTTGAACTATCTTCATCACAAGTTCCATTTCAAAGCAGTCTTGGGACCGATGCTTCAAACTATGGGGGAGACACTGCGGCGGAGCGTAAAGGAAGACGCAAATGGACACCAACGGATGACGTGGTCCTGATCAGTTCATGGTTAAACACGAGCAAGGATCCAGTGGTTGGGAACGAGCAAAAATCCTTCGGTTTTTGGAAAAGAATAGCTGCCTACTTCGCTGCTAGTCCTCTGGTTGCTGGCTGTGAAGAGAGAGAGCCAAGCCATTGCAAGCAACGATGGCACAGGATCAATGACCTTGTGTCAAAGTTCTGTGGCTCGTGCGAAGCGACTACTAGAGAGAAAACGAGCAGCCAGAACGAGACTGATGTTCTCAAGCTTGCTCATCAAATCTTCTACAACAACTACAAGCAGAGATTCACTCTTGAACACGCTTGGAAGGAACTGCGCCACGACCAGAAGTGGTGCGAGCTTGCTACTTCTAAAACCGAAGGGAGCTCGAAGAAGAGGAAGTGTGAGGACGGTGCTGATTCCTCAAGCTCTCAAGCAACTTGCCCCAAGCGTTCCCCGGGTGTGAAGGCCGCAAAGATGAGTGCTAAGAAGCCGGTGGTAGATGAGCAGACGATGAATGGGTTCCAGACGATGTGGACAATCAAACAGCAGGATTTGGCCGCCAAATCAATGTTGTGTAAGATGAGTCTCCTTGAAG GTTCACGGGTCTTTGGAGTCAAAATCAAAAGAAAGAGTTCACGGGTCCTTGGAGTCTTCTAA